One region of Peromyscus eremicus chromosome 4, PerEre_H2_v1, whole genome shotgun sequence genomic DNA includes:
- the Fam83d gene encoding protein FAM83D isoform X1, whose translation MAARCELLDELPAACLSPCGPPNPAELFSEARRLALEQLLAGGPNAWAAFLRRERLGRFLNADEVRAVLSAAERPGEDGAAVAEDSFGSSHDCSSGTYFPEQSDLEPPALELGWPAFYRGAYRGVTRVEAHFQPRGAGAGGPYGCKDALRQQLRSAREVIAVVMDVFSDIDIFRDLQEICQKRGVAVYILLDQALLSHFLDMCMDLKVHPEQEKLMTVRTITGSIYYARSGTKVVGKVHEKFTLIDGIRVATGSYSFTWTDGKLNSSNLVILSGQVVEHFDLEFRILYAQSKPISSKLLPNFQISGKFDHLADRKPHSKEPTLGNLLRIRLTRLSSTPKNTNLGPEVPPEDRAKTQRHDSEASTISDEDYFYSHKDQLEDSKVVDAATQTEPGEEIPAVSLSEVGTQTSPSVACVGIQTTVVTRAASSQATVWSKSTTTQTEADESFLPQGAQSKEGSPASRMSVSRSSSLRSSSSMSSQGSLASSVSSHVSLTAPDIRTPGYPKYLGLGTPHLDLCLRDSFRNLSKERQVHFTGIRSRLNQMLTVLSRRTLFSEHYLSYSPGSFTRASMNLVSVRDIALYPPYQ comes from the exons ATGGCCGCTCGCTGTGAGCTGCTGGACGAGCTTCCCGCGGCCTGCCTGTCGCCGTGCGGACCGCCCAACCCCGCGGAGCTGTTCAGCGAGGCGCGGCGCCTGGCTCTCGAGCAGCTGCTGGCCGGCGGCCCCAACGCCTGGGCCGCCTTCCTGCGGCGCGAGCGGCTGGGCCGCTTCCTCAACGCCGATGAGGTGCGAGCCGTTCTGAGTGCCGCCGAGCGGCCGGGCGAGGACGGCGCGGCGGTGGCCGAGGACTCGTTCGGCTCCTCTCACGACTGCTCGTCGGGCACCTACTTCCCCGAGCAGTCGGACCTGGAGCCGCCGGCGTTGGAGCTCGGCTGGCCCGCCTTCTACCGGGGCGCTTACCGTGGTGTCACGCGCGTCGAGGCGCATTTCCAGCCCCGCGGCGCTGGCGCGGGTGGCCCGTACGGCTGCAAGGATGCGCTGCGCCAGCAGCTGCGCTCCGCCCGAGAG GTGATTGCTGTGGTAATGGACGTTTTCTCAGACATCGACATCTTCCGAGACCTACAGGAGATCTGTCAGAAACGGGGGGTGGCTGTGTACATTCTTCTGGACCAGGCTCTGCTCTCCCACTTTTTGGACATGTGTATGGATCTGAAAGTTCATCCTGAGCAGGAAAAG CTGATGACAGTGCGGACTATTACAGGAAGTATCTACTATGCAAGGTCAGGAACAAAGGTTGTTGGGAAGGTTCATGAAAAGTTCACACTGATTGACGGCATTCGGGTGGCCACAGGCTCTTACAG TTTCACATGGACCGATGGCAAATTAAATAGCAGTAACTTGGTCATTCTGTCTGGCCAAGTGGTTGAACATTTTGATCTGGAGTTCCGGATCCTGTACGCCCAGTCAAAGCCCATCAGCTCCAAACTCCTGCCCAACTTCCAGATCAGTGGCAAGTTTGACCATCTGGCTGACCGAAAGCCACATTCGAAGGAGCCCACACTGGGCAACCTGCTGCGCATCCGGCTGACCAGACTCTCAAGTACGCCCAAGAACACCAACCTGGGCCCAGAAGTGCCGCCAGAAGACAGAGCCAAAACCCAGCGCCATGACTCTGAGGCTTCTACCATCAGCGATGAAGACTATTTCTACAGCCACAAGGATCAACTAGAGGATAGCAAGGTAGTTGATGCTGCTACCCAAACAGAGCCAGGTGAAGAGATACCTGCAGTAAGCCTGAGTGAGGTGGGGACACAGACCAGTCCCAGTGTGGCCTGTGTTGGGATCCAAACCACAGTAGTCACAAGGGCAGCAAGCTCCCAGGCCACAGTGTGGTCCAAGTCCACCACCACACAGACTGAAGCTGATGAGAGCTTCCTTCCTCAGGGTGCCCAGTCTAAAGAAGGGTCACCTGCATCCAGGATGTCAGTGTCGAGATCTTCtagtttgaggtcatcctcttCTATGTCTTCCCAGGGCTCACTGGCAAGCTCTGTCAGTTCCCATGTTTCCCTAACAGCCCCTGATATCCGCACTCCTGGATACCCCAAGTACCTGGGTCTGGGCACCCCCCACCTGGATCTGTGCCTGAGGGACTCATTCAGAAATTTAAGTAAAGAGCGGCAGGTGCACTTCACTGGCATCAGGTCTCGGCTCAACCAGATGCTGACCGTGCTGTCAAGGAGAACACTCTTCTCAGAACACTACCTCAGCTACAGTCCTGGAAGCTTTACTAGAGCTTCCATGAACCTGGTTTCTGTTAGGGACATAGCACTTTATCCTCCCTATCAGTGA
- the Fam83d gene encoding protein FAM83D isoform X2, with the protein MAARCELLDELPAACLSPCGPPNPAELFSEARRLALEQLLAGGPNAWAAFLRRERLGRFLNADEVRAVLSAAERPGEDGAAVAEDSFGSSHDCSSGTYFPEQSDLEPPALELGWPAFYRGAYRGVTRVEAHFQPRGAGAGGPYGCKDALRQQLRSAREVIAVVMDVFSDIDIFRDLQEICQKRGVAVYILLDQALLSHFLDMCMDLKVHPEQEKVSDDSADYYRKYLLCKVRNKGCWEGS; encoded by the exons ATGGCCGCTCGCTGTGAGCTGCTGGACGAGCTTCCCGCGGCCTGCCTGTCGCCGTGCGGACCGCCCAACCCCGCGGAGCTGTTCAGCGAGGCGCGGCGCCTGGCTCTCGAGCAGCTGCTGGCCGGCGGCCCCAACGCCTGGGCCGCCTTCCTGCGGCGCGAGCGGCTGGGCCGCTTCCTCAACGCCGATGAGGTGCGAGCCGTTCTGAGTGCCGCCGAGCGGCCGGGCGAGGACGGCGCGGCGGTGGCCGAGGACTCGTTCGGCTCCTCTCACGACTGCTCGTCGGGCACCTACTTCCCCGAGCAGTCGGACCTGGAGCCGCCGGCGTTGGAGCTCGGCTGGCCCGCCTTCTACCGGGGCGCTTACCGTGGTGTCACGCGCGTCGAGGCGCATTTCCAGCCCCGCGGCGCTGGCGCGGGTGGCCCGTACGGCTGCAAGGATGCGCTGCGCCAGCAGCTGCGCTCCGCCCGAGAG GTGATTGCTGTGGTAATGGACGTTTTCTCAGACATCGACATCTTCCGAGACCTACAGGAGATCTGTCAGAAACGGGGGGTGGCTGTGTACATTCTTCTGGACCAGGCTCTGCTCTCCCACTTTTTGGACATGTGTATGGATCTGAAAGTTCATCCTGAGCAGGAAAAGGTTT CTGATGACAGTGCGGACTATTACAGGAAGTATCTACTATGCAAGGTCAGGAACAAAGGTTGTTGGGAAGGTTCATGA